A window of the Molothrus ater isolate BHLD 08-10-18 breed brown headed cowbird chromosome 16, BPBGC_Mater_1.1, whole genome shotgun sequence genome harbors these coding sequences:
- the SMCR8 gene encoding LOW QUALITY PROTEIN: guanine nucleotide exchange protein SMCR8 (The sequence of the model RefSeq protein was modified relative to this genomic sequence to represent the inferred CDS: deleted 2 bases in 1 codon) — translation MISAPDVVAFTREEELEDDLYREPPLPEEYSVPLFPFSGQGANPWAKVAGSKFTRDFILISEFSEQVGPQPLLTIPDDARVSGTFDLNYFSLRIMSVDYQASFVGHPPGSAYPKLNFVEDSKVVLGDSKEGAFAYVHHLTLYDLEARGFVRPFCMAYISADEHKIMQQFQELSTEFSKASECLKTGNRKAFANELEKKLKDLDYTRTVLHNETEQQKKANDKGYYTTQAIEKANELASVEKSIIEHQDLLRQIRSYPYRKLKDSEFHPYEPECAQDRADMGSHDQDPTASEPGETHLYTHVPSYTPKLIKAKSAKCFDKKLKTLEELCDVYFFTQTLDQLHHIERTFRGDVCYLLTEQISRALLKQQSVTNFLFEDVSFLDEKPPEKQQRLPGLGQDAMDEKCLEESLAPKVVISLGSYKSSVECVPIKMEQEMEDSEEPKMSESVMSEHQENLDYLDADIKGSISSGESIEVLGTEKSGSGLTKSESQASLPAMASPQAGRSKVGSRRTVSEDSIEVLSTCPSEALIPEDFKASYPSAINEEPYVDDDQGGLRFTPRASPGMHDGQDDISKQESLVQVDAACCIGKESPNFLEPLAEQLGQKACEEDGVVRIPPQPYRGPAEQGLRGGFPSHQGLSGGLLPYELDSRHLTGSREVSKSSLDECSDSTSHISSAASTCSDRTPSPAQPACAQPGDRHRKRAGQNALRFIRQYPFAHPAIYSLLSGRTLVVLGEDEAMVKRLVTALSIFVPSSGGYTKPVKHWVTSALHLVDFQKWKLIGLQRAVSPGGVNVLHALSRYSRYLSILDADSKTLRCPLYKGSVVARLADHRTQIKRGSTYYMHVQSILTQLCSKAFLFTFCHHLHLPISEREPEESVVNRRMNFLKLQLGLANEDIKIVQYLAELLKLHYIQEPGQGGNPLLRFDYVPSFLYKI, via the exons ATGATCAGCGCCCCTGACGTGGTGGCCTTCaccagggaggaggagctggaggatgaTCTGTACCGCGAGCCGCCCCTGCCCGAGGAGTACTCGGTGCCGCTGTTCCCCTTCTCCGGCCAGGGCGCCAACCCCTGGGCCAAGGTCGCCGGCTCCAAGTTCACCCGGGACTTCATCCTCATCTCCGAGTTCTCGGAGCAAGTggggccccagcccctcctgacCATCCCCGATGACGCCAGAGTGTCGGGCACCTTCGATCTCAATTATTTTTCCCTGCGGATCATGTCTGTGGATTACCAGGCATCCTTCGTGGGGCACCCTCCCGGCTCTGCCTACCCGAAGCTGAACTTTGTGGAGGATTCCAAGGTGGTGCTGGGGGACTCCAAGGAAGGGGCCTTTGCCTACGTGCACCACTTGACCCTGTATGACCTGGAAGCCAGGGGCTTTGTGAGGCCCTTCTGCATGGCCTATATTTCTGCTGACGAGCACAAAATCATGCAGCAGTTTCAGGAACTTTCCACCGAGTTCTCCAAAGCCTCCGAATGCCTGAAGACGGGGAACCGGAAAGCTTTTGCCAACGAGCtggaaaagaaactgaaagacCTTGACTACACCAGGACCGTCCTGCACAATGAGactgagcagcagaagaaagccAATGACAAAGGGTACTACACAACCCAGGCCATTGAGAAGGCCAACGAGCTGGCCAGTGTGGAAAAGTCAATCATAGAGCACCAAGACCTGCTGAGGCAGATCCGGTCATATCCCTACAGGAAGCTGAAGGACTCTGAATTCCACCCCTACGagccagagtgtgcccaggACCGGGCTGACATGGGCAGCCATGATCAGGACCCGACTGCCTCTGAGCCTGGTGAAACTCACCTTTACACCCACGTGCCATCCTACACCCCCAAACTCATCAAAGCCAAGTCTGCCAAGTGCTTTGACAAGAAGCTGAAGACACTGGAGGAACTCTgtgatgtttattttttcacccAGACCCTTGACCAGTTGCACCATATCGAGAGGACTTTTCGAGGGGATGTGTGTTACCTCCTGACAGAGCAGATCAGCCGGGCTCTCCTCAAGCAACAGAGCGTCACCAACTTCCTCTTTGAGGATGTGTCTTTCCTGGATGAAAAACCTCCTGAAAAACAG cagaggctgccagggctcGGCCAAGATGCCATGGATGAAAAGTGTTTGGAAGAGTCCCTTGCTCCCAAAGTGGTCATCAGCCTGGGCTCCTACAAATCCAGTGTGGAGTGTGTGCCCATCAAGATGGAGCAGGAAATGGAGGACTCTGAAGAACCCAAGATGTCTGAGTCCGTGATGTCTGAGCATCAGGAGAACCTGGACTATCTGGATGCAGATATCAAAGGCAGCATCAGCAGCGGGGAGAGCATTGAGGTGCTGGGCACGGAGAAGTCGGGCTCTGGGCTGACCAAGTCTGAGAGCCAGGCCAGCCTGCCCGCCATGGCCAGCCCCCAGGCCGGCCGCAGCAAGGTGGGCAGCCGGCGCACGGTCAGCGAGGACAGCATCGAGGTGCTCAGCACGTGTCCCTCCGAGGCCCTCATCCCAGAGGACTTCAAAGCCAGCTACCCAAGTGCCATTAACGAGGAGCCCTACGTGGATGACGACCAGGGAGGCCTTCGCTTCACGCCCAGAGCCAGCCCGGGCATGCATGACGGGCAGGACGACATCTCGAAGCAGGAAAGCTTAGTGCAGGTGGATGCCGCCTGTTGTATCGGGAAGGAGAGTCCCAACTTCCTGGAGCCCCTGGCCGAGCAGCTGGGGCAGAAGGCGTGCGAGGAGGACGGGGTGGTGCGGATCCCGCCGCAGCCCTACCGGGGCCCGGCCGAGCAGGGGCTGCGCGGGGGCTTCCCCTCCCACCAGGGCCTCTCGGGGGGGCTCCTGCCCTACGAGCTCGACTCGCGCCACCTGACCGGCAGCAGGGAGGTGAGTAAGAGCAGCCTGGACGAGTGCTCGGACTCCACCAGCCACATCAGCAGCGCCGCCTCCACGTGCTCCGACAGGACCCCGTCCCCCGCGCAGCCGGCGTGCGCGCAGCCCGGGGACAGGCACAGGAAGAGGGCCGGGCAGAACGCGCTGCGCTTCATCCGCCAGTACCCCTTTGCCCACCCCGCCATCTACTCCCTGCTCAGCGGCAGGAccctggtggtgctgggagaggACGAGGCCATGGTCAAGAGGCTGGTGACGGCGCTCTCCATCTTCGTGCCCAGCTCTGGTGGCTACACCAAGCCCGTGAAGCACTGGGTCACCTCCGCTCTGCACCTGGTGGATTTCCAGAAGTGGAAGTTGATTGGACTGCAGAG ggcagtgtcccctggCGGGGTGAACGTGCTGCACGCCCTGAGCCGCTACAGCCGCTACCTGAGCATCCTGGACGCCGACAGCAAGACCCTGCGCTGCCCCCTGTACAAGGGCAGCGTGGTGGCCAGGCTGGCCGACCACCGCACCCAGATCAAGCGAGGCAGCACCTACTACATGCACGTGCAGAGCATCCtcacccagctgtgctccaAAGCCTTCCTCTTCACCTTCTGCCATCATTTGCACCTTCCCATCAGTGAAAGGGAACCGGAGGAATCCGTTGTGAATCGCAGGATGAACTTCCTAAAGCTTCAGCTGGGCCTTGCCAATGAAGATATCAAAATCGTGCAGTACTTGGCCGAGCTGCTGAAGCTGCACTACATTCAGGAACCGGGGCAGGGGGGGAACCCCCTGCTCAGATTTGACTATGTTCCCAGCTTTTTGTACAAAATCTAG
- the TOP3A gene encoding LOW QUALITY PROTEIN: DNA topoisomerase 3-alpha (The sequence of the model RefSeq protein was modified relative to this genomic sequence to represent the inferred CDS: inserted 1 base in 1 codon), with amino-acid sequence MNLSVRLFRRARMLPQPWRCFSRAAEELALQRIRRVLCVAEKNDAARGIAELLSNRRMRRREGFSKFNKIYEYDYQMFGQNVTMVMTSVSGHLLAHDFIMPFRKWHSCNPLALFDAEIEKFCPENYLDIKRTLEREIQQCQALVIWTDCDREGENIGFEIIHVCRAVKPSLQVFRARFSEITPHAVRAACENLTQPDQRTSDAVDVRQELDLRIGAAFTRFQTLRLRKIFPDILADQLISYGSCQFPTLGFVVERFKAIQAFVPEAFYKIKVTHDHEDGNVVFNWKRNRLFNHTACLVLYQMCMEDPVATVVDVVSKPKSKWRPLPLDTVELEKLASRKLKINAKETMTIAEKLYTKGFISYPRTETNIFPKELNLSALVEQQTQDPNWGGFAQRILDEGGPTPRSGNKSDQAHPPIHPTKYASNLQGNEQRLYEFIVRHFLACCSQDAKGQETTVEIDIANEQFIAQGLMILARNYLEVYPYDKWSDKVIPLYQKGSRFQPTTVEMVDGETSPPLLLTEADLIALMEKHGIGTDATHAEHIETIKTRMYVGLTADQRFLPGQLGMGLVEGYDSMGYEMSKPDLRAELEADLKLICEGKKDKSVVLQQQVQKYKKVFTEAVARANKLDQALAQYLGEAAEVPEQDEVYPETPLSVRKCPQCNSDMVLKTRKNGGFYLSCMGYPACKTAVWFPDFVVDVTRDESICDVCKPHPVHRLKFKFKKGSVPPVMPLEFVGCIGGCDEMLKELLDLKYLHRSSQPASSTPQPGHHLQANHSLNRSSSETRQARGTSNVARGHLLSINSSXTPRAAPPAAADDGNAVVCNCGSEALLLTVRKDGPNKGRQFYKCSSSTCNFFLWADEQPQDRGSSTPLQPAAARTPAGFQRPGGGREPLGSSSWDSGGSGGTVCRCEQPAVTRTVQKDGPNKGRQFHTCPKPREQQCGFFQWADENVAPGPSGDDSLNHFGSNGYSRGLGSKAKRPGNLSSASAAKKPRTCSICHQPGHTRKTCPQNH; translated from the exons ATGAACCTGTCGGTGCGGCTGTTCCGCAGGGCCAGgatgctgccccagccctggcgcTGCTTCTCGCGGGCCGCGGAGGAGCTGGCGCTGCAGAGGATCCGCAGGGTGCTGTGCGTGGCCGAGAAGAACGATGCGGCCCGAGGCATCGCCGAGCTGCTCTCCAACAGGAGGATGCGGCGG cgAGAAGGGTTTTCCAAGTTCAACAAAATCTATGAATATGACTACCAGATGTTTGGCCAG AACGTTACCATGGTGATGACATCCGTGTCAGGACATTTACTGGCTCATGATTTTATCATGCCATTTCGCAAATG GCATAGCTGCAACCCTTTAGCTCTTTTTGATGCTGAAATTGAGAAGTTTTGCCCTGAAAATTACCTGGATATCAAG AGAACCCTTGAACGAGAaatccagcagtgccaagccctGGTGATCTGGACTGACTGCGATCGAGAGGGAGAGAACATTGGCTTTGAGATCATCCACgtgtgcagagctg tAAAGCCAAGCCTGCAGGTTTTCCGGGCGCGGTTCTCCGAGATCACCCCTCACGCTGTCAGGGCAGCCTGTGAGAACCTCACCCAGCCCGACCAGAGAACCAGCGACGCCGTGGAtgtcaggcaggagctggaccTCAGGATAG GTGCTGCCTTCACCAGATTCCAGACTCTGAGGCTGCGGAAGATCTTCCCTGATATTTTAGCAGATCAGCTGATCAGCTATGGCAGCTGCCAGTTCCCCACACTGGGATTTGTAGTTGAACGCTTTAAAGCCATCCAGgcttttgttcctgaagccttCTACAAAATTAAAG TGACCCACGACCATGAGGACGGCAACGTGGTCTTCAACTGGAAGAGGAACCGTCTCTTCAATCACACGGCGTGCCTGGTCCTTTACCAGATGTGTATGGAG GATCCGGTAGCGACTGTTGTTGACGTTGTGAGCAAGCCAAAGAGCAAATGGAGGCCTCTGCCCCTGGACACTGTG GAACTGGAAAAATTGGCTTCCcgcaaactgaaaataaatgcgAAGGAAACAATGACAATAGCAGAAAAACTCTATACTAAAGG GTTCATTAGTTACCCTCGAACTGAGACCAACATTTTCCCCAAGGAGCTGAACCTGTCTGCCTTGGtagagcagcaaacacaggacCCAAACTGGGGAGGGTTTGCACAGAGGATTTTGGATGAGGGTGGGCCAACCCCTCGGAGTGGAAACAAATCTGATCAGGCTCACCCTCCCATTCACCCCACAAAATACGCCAGCAACCTGCAG GGCAACGAGCAGAGACTCTACGAGTTCATCGTGCGCCACTTCTTGGCTTGCTGCTCTCAAGATGCCAAAGGACAGGAAACAACCGTGGAGATTGACATTGCCAACGAGCAATTCATTGCTCAGGGACTCATGATCCTGGCCAGAAATTACCTGGAAGTGTATCCTTATGACAAGTGGAGTGATAAG gtTATCCCACTGTATCAGAAAGGGTCTCGCTTTCAGCCCACCACAGTGGAGATGGTGGATGGGGAAACCAgtcctcccctgctcctcacagaagcAGATCTCATTGCTCTCATGGAAAAACACGGCATTG GGACTGATGCCACCCACGCCGAGCACATCGAGACGATCAAGACGCGGATGTACGTGGGGCTGACGGCAGATCAGCGCTTCCTGCCCGGCCAGCTGGGCATGGGGCTGGTGGAAG GCTATGATTCCATGGGCTATGAGATGTCCAAGCCTGACCTTCGAGCTGAACTGGAGGCTGATCTAAAACTGATCTGTGAGGGGAAGAAAGACAAATCTGTAGTGTTGCAGCAGCAGGTCCAGAAGTACAAGAAAGTCTTCACTGAAGCTGTGGCCAGAGCCAACAA GTTAGACCAGGCCCTGGCTCAGTAtctgggagaagctgcagaagtTCCAGAGCAGGATGAGGTGTACCCAGAAACGCCCCTTTCTGTTCGGAAATGTCCCCAGTGCAACAGTGACATGGTCCTGAAGACCAGGAAGAATGGCGG GTTCTACCTCAGCTGCATGGGCTATCCAGCCTGTAAAACTGCAGTCTGGTTCCCTGATTTCGTGGTGGATGTGACCAGGGACGAGAGCATCTGTGATGTGTGTAAACCCCATCCAGTTCACAG ACTGAAGTTTAAATTCAAGAAGGGCAGCGTTCCCCCTGTGATGCCCCTGGAGTTCGTTGGCTGCATTGGAGGCTGTGATGAGATGCTGAAAGAGCTTTTGGACCTCAAGTACTTGCACAGATCATCCCAACCTGCATCATCCACCCCCCAACCTGGGCATCACCTGCAGGCCAACCACTCCCTGAACAGATCCAGCAGTGAGACCAGGCAAGCCAGGGGGACCTCAAACGTGGCACGGGGACACCTGCTCTCCATCAACTCCT AgacccccagggctgctcctccagctgctgcagacgATGGCAATGCTGTGGTGTGCAACTGTGGGAGCGAGGCGCTGCTGCTGACCGTGCGCAAGGACGGCCCCAACAAGGGCCGCCAGTTCTACaagtgcagctccagcacctgcaaCTTCTTCCTCTGGGCTGAcgagcagccacaggacagaggcagctccaCGCCGCTCCAGCCCGCTGCTGCAAGAACCCCAGCAGGATTCCAGCGGCcagggggaggcagggagcccctgggaagcagcagctgggacagtggtGGCAGTGGCGGCACGGTGTGCAGGTGTGAGCAGCCCGCGGTGACGCGCACCGTGCAGAAGGACGGCCCCAACAAGGGGAGGCAGTTCCACACCTGCCCCAAGCCCCGGGAGCAGCAGTGCGGATTCTTCCAGTGGGCAGATGAGAACGTGGCACCAG GCCCTTCTGGAGATGACTCTTTGAACCACTTTGGCAGCAATGGATACTCCAGAGGGTTGGGAAGCAAGGCCAAGAGACCAGGCAATCTCTCCTCAGCATCTGCTGCCAAGAAGCCACGGACCTGCAGCATTTgccaccagcctgggcacacGAGGAAAACCTGTCCTCAGAACCactga
- the MIEF2 gene encoding mitochondrial dynamics protein MID49: MAMFWQQRGRRQESGGLGSVLDGLGSVFDVLLANARLVLGVSGAAVLAIATLAVKRLIDRATSPRDEGDPKAEQKSLEDSWQDLALIKTTPKPAKKQRREDLSAPLLSPAQPVVADPRGSSAPLGAPQVQSSPVRCLTLQEKLLSHSSQLAVPEFQVSLVPQLARSICSQLQNFLRSKFPELPFGRLSLSGALLDGLEVLAADHVHLMLPLVLDAGLWSLISGEDTVVRNPQYWMIKRIDLGYFPRGCSPWDRFMVGRYLSSSVLNETLHKLLVASINWPAIGGLLGCAIHPVVASRELKLEVKHDQVDLSITLLPVVEMEDKVLLAVPPEGLVENLWLESFYRAEVSRLKELDAADSGARQLCLRILNGVCKSQPRLHKLGGSPLSHLILHLSDTASDWAEESLADRFQQVLEELVASLEKGVLPSYFNPKINLFSGLLEEEIDEMGFVLYRAITEPEVLLK; encoded by the exons ATGGCGATGTTTTGGCAGCAGCGGGGCAGGCGGCAGGAGAGCGGCGGGCTGGGCAGTGTCCTGGACGGGCTGGGCAGCGTGTTCGATGTGCTGCTGGCCAATGCAAGGCTGGTGCTGGGCGTCAGCGGCGCCGCCGTGCTGGCCATCGCCACGCTGGCTGTCAAGAGG ctgaTCGACCGAGCCACCAGCCCTCGGGATGAGGGTGATCCCAAAGCTGAGCAGAAATCTCTGGAGGACAGCTGGCAGGACCTGGCATTGATCAAGACAACACCAAAACCCGCCAAGAAGCAGAGAAGGGAAGACCTCAGCGCGCCCCTGCtgtctccagcccagcctgtggtGGCAG atcccaggggctcctctgcccctctgGGGGCTCCTCAGGTCCAGTCCAGCCCCGTGCGCTGCCTCACGCTGCAGGAGAAGCTCCTCTcacacagcagccagctggctGTGCCCGAGTTCCAAGTGTCCCTTGTCCCACAGCTGGCCAGGAGCATCTGCAGCCAACTGCAGAACTTCCTGCGGAGCAAATTCCCGGAGCTGCCCTTCGGCCGCCTGTCCCTCAGCGGGGCCCTGCTCGATGGCCTCGAGGTGCTGGCAGCTGACCACGTCCACCTCATGCTCCCGCTGGTCCTCGACGCTGGGCTCTGGAGCCTCATCTCAGGAGAGGACACCGTGGTGAGGAACCCCCAGTACTGGATGATCAAGAGGATCGACCTGGGCTATTTCCCTCGtgggtgcagcccctgggacagGTTCATGGTGGGCCGGTACCTGTCCTCCAGCGTGCTCAACGAGACCCTCCACAAGCTGCTGGTGGCCTCCATCAACTGGCCTGCCATTGGTggcctgctgggctgtgccatccACCCCGTGGTGGCCTCCCGGGAGCTGAAGCTGGAAGTCAAACACGATCAGGTTGATCTGAGCATCACCCTCTTGCCAGTGGTGGAAATGGAGGACAAGGTTCTTCTGGCTGTTCCTCCTGAAGGACTGGTGGAAAACCTGTGGCTGGAGAGCTTTTACAGGGCAGAGGTGTcgaggctgaaggagctggatgCCGCTGACTCCGGGGCTCGGCAGCTCTGCCTGCGCATCCTGAACGGCGTCTGCaagagccagcccaggctgcacaaACTGGGGGGCAGCCCCCTGAGCCACCTGATCCTGCACCTCAGTGACACTGCCTCGGACTGGGCAGAGGAGAGCCTTGCTGACAGGTTCCAGCAGGTGCTCGAGGAGCTGGTGGCTTCCCTGGAGAAAGGAGTCCTGCCTTCCTATTTCAACCCCAAAATCAACCTGTTCTCCGGGCTCTTGGAAGAGGAAATTGATGAGATGGGCTTTGTGCTCTACAGGGCCATAACTGAGCCAGAGGTCCTGCTCAAGTGA